One genomic window of Cannabis sativa cultivar Pink pepper isolate KNU-18-1 chromosome 2, ASM2916894v1, whole genome shotgun sequence includes the following:
- the LOC115720375 gene encoding uncharacterized protein LOC115720375 isoform X2, translated as MAVLDHQYSNPVTNKKRKREKCQIKLLLNDQVEVRSVEDGFLGSWHSGSVVASGSYRRHYRDVKYNHLLADDGSRKLVQTVIVSPILNGIDLDKSELKENDRGNIRPLPPAFKFEPWGLHYGLCVDAYYNDAWWEGVIFDHDYYSPERMVFFPDLGDEIKMDIGRLRVTQVWNEVTGDWKVRGDWILLKLIEEVEKESCLPVSVKQIWYDMREKKVFEKVKEWTCTDEELWNKMFWEVIGDYTCVIEKELRSLIAPSQNMLPIDMDKDIIMNPQAEPIETDDVLPVKNSVNSGVVIDQGATVMARLESPQLGAEFTDAKVDEAALNCSNDALFVDNSINNNGVICQEEFVNCALESAQADRRHVNMDLEAEMKGCHTSVPIDNLLNSEIVADVMDADNCSEVESLHLCDDIAPSSLSMEPDMDQLTSVVNMDESNMKFLADSNVSHYNEAFCKLPQALPISPSNHGGISSAGSNSVGVKGSGKSKSQAHVSNVNWFPFSSDMIQGAEFCPKAVDEYYDLRFKKSGKDQNKSSIKISVWKHLLYLGWKCETSHANMTRRRYTSPDNRCFHSLYMVCKHLKESTRNTTSQDEQKGEHPLIELPEESKNPEFYPETAEFPCCIEDNKPDNGFESVQEYVLNKNHKRKPEELSNSKNYLFSVGWKLETHYSSGRKIVIYRSPKGRAYRSLLAACKACIDEEHYTSADTGDNEGCSTSSNVPSSLISDTAFQQNFVQPKLPSQKLFAESYSVAGFRKIIYRGEVKVQRIRKAQGKRNGDLVGDVHAFKRQISLRQRRGGLKSCPKKDRNASKKSGALIKLRNAEDGTKPKRVLRSSKRVQEVVIPNASHQNPRTVLSWLIDNNMVLPRAKVKYLSSKDQRTMAEGRITRSGIKCSCCQKLFTLASFEVHACSKQNTPAANIFLEDGRSLLDCQRQVINNCEMQNSTTKLHDRDKSNWRRGENDYICTVCHYGGELMLCDQCPSSFHKGCLGLMDIPEGDWFCPSCCCGICGEGKFQDKEDKADMKEENLTCSQCERKYHVGCINENQLDKLKTYSGGKWFCSKDCEKIFLGLQKLLGKTFIVGKDNLIWCLLKARKSDSDSIDNDALTENYSKLNVALSVMHECFEPVKEPLTRRDLVEDILFNRGSDLKRLNFEGFYTVLLLRNDELITVATVRVYGRKVAEVPLVGTRFQYRRLGMCRIMMNELEKKLMELGVERLVLPAVPSVLNTWTTSFGFLKMTASERLKFLDYTFLDFQGTVMCQKPLSIPSAGSITCKGTSNKP; from the exons ATGGCGGTGTTGGACCATCAATATTCAAATCCTGTTACCAACAAAAAGCGTAAAAGAGAAAAATGCCAAATAAAGCTTCTTCTAAATGATCAAGTTGAG gtGAGGAGTGTTGAAGATGGGTTTCTTGGGTCATGGCATTCTGGTTCTGTTGTTGCATCTGGCAGCTATAGACGCCATTACCGTGACGTCAAATATAACCATCTTTTAGCTGATGATGGGTCTAGGAAGCTAGTTCAAACGGTGATTGTTTCACCGATTTTGAACGGCATTGATTTGGACAAGAGTGAGTTAAAGGAGAACGATCGTGGGAATATCAGGCCATTGCCTCCTGCATTTAAGTTTGAACCATGGGGACTTCACTATGGACTCTGTGTGGATGCATACTACAATGACGCTTGGTGGGAAGGTGTTATTTTCGACCACGACTACTATTCACCGGAGAGAATGGTGTTTTTCCCTGACTTGGGTGATGAAATAAAGATGGATATTGGCAGATTAAGGGTTACTCAGGTCTGGAATGAGGTTACTGGGGATTGGAAGGTGCGAGGGGATTGGATTCTTCTTAAGTTGATTGAGGAGGTTGAGAAAGAGTCGTGTCTTCCTGTTTCTGTGAAGCAAATATGGTATGATATGCGGGAGAAAAAGGTTTTTGAGAAGGTAAAGGAGTGGACTTGTACTGATGAAGAGTTATGGAACAAGATGTTCTGGGAGGTCATTGGGGATTATACTTGTGTTATTGAGAAAGAGCTTCGTTCTTTGATAGCACCTTCACAGAACATGTTACCAATAGATATGGATAAAGATATTATCATGAATCCCCAAGCAGAGCCGATTGAAACTGACGATGTTCTCCCTGTTAAAAACTCTGTAAATAGTGGTGTAGTGATTGATCAAGGAGCAACTGTGATGGCCAGGTTGGAGTCACCTCAACTTGGTGCAGAGTTTACAGATGCTAAGGTAGATGAAGCAGCACTGAATTGTTCTAATGATGCTTTATTTGTTGATAACTCAATAAATAACAATGGTGTGATTTGTCAAGAAGAATTTGTGAATTGTGCGTTGGAGTCAGCTCAAGCTGATAGGAGGCATGTTAATATGGACCTTGAAGCAGAAATGAAGGGATGCCATACTTCTGTGCCCATTGACAATTTATTGAACAGTGAAATAGTGGCAGATGTAATGGATGCTGATAACTGTAGTGAGGTCGAATCTCTTCATTTATGTGATGACATTGCTCCAAGTTCTCTCTCTATGGAACCTGATATGGATCAATTAACTTCTGTGGTGAACATGGATGAATCAAATATGAAATTCTTAGCTGACTCAAACGTATCGCATTACAATGAAGCATTTTGTAAGTTACCTCAGGCTTTACCAATATCACCTTCCAATCATGGTGGAATCTCTAGTGCTGGTTCTAATAGCGTTGGTGTTAAGGGCAGTGGAAAGAGTAAAAGTCAAGCACATGTGAGTAATgtaaattggtttccttttagCTCAGATATGATTCAAGGGGCAGAATTTTGCCCCAAAGCTGTTGATGAGTACTATGACCTACGTTTTAAAAAGTCTGGAAAAGATCAAAATAAAAGTTCTATAAAGATATCTGTTTGGAAGCATCTTTTATATTTAGGTTGGAAATGCGAAACATCACATGCTAACATGACCAGAAGACGGTATACATCACCTGATAACAGATGTTTCCATTCTCTTTATATGGTCTGCAAGCACTTGAAGGAATCTACCAGAAATACTACCTCCCAAGATGAACAAAAAGGAGAGCATCCTTTAATTGAACTACCAGAAGAGAGTAAAAACCCTGAGTTTTATCCTGAGACTGCTGAATTCCCTTGTTGCATTGAAGACAATAAACCTGACAATGGCTTTGAATCAGTTCAGGAATATGTTTTGAATAAAAATCACAAGAGAAAGCCAGAGGAGCTGTCAAATTCAAAGAATTACCTCTTTTCTGTGGGATGGAAGCTTGAAACGCACTATAGTTCAGGAAGAAAGATTGTGATATATAGGTCACCTAAAGGAAGGGCATATCGGTCTCTTTTAGCTGCCTGCAAAGCTTGCATTGATGAAGAGCATTACACAAGTGCTGACACTGGAGATAATGAGGGATGTTCAACTTCAAGTAACGTGCCATCTTCCTTGATAAGTGATACTGCCTTTCAACAAAACTTTGTTCAACCAAAACTTCCTTCCCAAAAGTTATTCGCCGAGAGTTACAGTGTGGCAGggtttagaaaaattatatataggGGAGAAGTTAAGGTTCAAAGGATTAGAAAAGCTCAAGGGAAGAGAAATGGTGATTTGGTTGGGGATGTACATGCATTTAAAAGACAGATCAGCCTACGTCAAAGAAGAGGTGGATTAAAAAGTTGTCCAAAGAAGGATCGAAATGCCTCCAAAAAATCTGGAGCATTGATCAAGTTAAGAAATGCTGAGGATGGTACTAAGCCGAAACGTGTATTAAGGTCAAGCAAACGTGTGCAAGAGGTGGTTATTCCTAATGCTTCACACCAAAATCCACGAACTGTACTTTCTTGGTTAATAGACAATAATATGGTGTTGCCAAGGGCAAAAGTAAAATATCTTAGTAGTAAGGACCAACGTACTATGGCTGAAGGAAGGATAACTCGCAGCGGGATCAAGTGCAGCTGTTGCCAGAAGTTGTTTACTCTTGCTAGTTTCGAAGTCCATGCTTGCAGCAAGCAGAACACACCTGCTGCCAATATTTTTTTGGAAGATGGCAGGTCTCTCTTAGACTGTCAAAGGCAAGTCATTAATAATTGTGAGATGCAAAACTCGACGACAAAATTACATGATAGAGATAAGAGCAATTGGAGGCGGGGTGAGAATGACTACATTTGTACTGTGTGCCACTATGGTGGGGAGTTGATGTTATGTGATCAATGTCCATCATCATTTCACAAGGGCTGTCTAGGGCTGATG GATATTCCAGAGGGTGACTGGTTCTGTCCATCTTGCTGTTGTGGGATTTGTGGAGAAGGCAAGTTCCAAGATAAAGAAGACAAGGCAGACATGAAGGAAGAAAATCTCACCTGCTCTCAGTGTGAGCGTAAAT ATCATGTTGGATGCATAAATGAAAATCAGCTAGATAAGTTGAAAACTTACTCTGGAGGAAAGTGGTTTTGCTCTAAAGATTGTGAAAAG ATATTTTTGGGCCTCCAGAAGCTTCTTGGAAAAACTTTTATAGTGGGGAAAGACAATTTAATCTGGTGTTTATTGAAGGCCAGAAAGAGTGATAGTGACTCTATTGACAATGATGCCCTGACTGAGAATTATAGCAAGCTCAATGTTGCTCTTAGCGTAATGCACGAGTGTTTTGAGCCTGTCAAGGAACCTCTTACTCGAAGAGATCTAGttgaagatattttatttaatagagG ATCAGATCTTAAACGtctaaattttgaaggtttCTATACAGTACTCTTACTTAGAAATGATGAGTTGATTACCGTGGCTACAGTAAG GGTTTATGGGCGGAAGGTTGCAGAAGTTCCCCTTGTTGGTACAAGATTTCAATATCGCCGACTAGGAATGTGTCGCATAATGATGAATGAGCttgaaaag AAACTCATGGAATTAGGAGTGGAGAGACTGGTTTTACCTGCTGTTCCTAGTGTGCTTAACACATGGACTACTTCTTTCGGGTTCTTAAAGATGACAGCTTCTGAGAGGTTAAAGTTTCTAGATTATACTTTTCTTGATTTCCAGGGTACTGTCATGTGCCAGAAACCACTGAGTATCCCTTCGGCTGGATCCATCACATGCAAAG GAACTAGCAACAAGCCATGA
- the LOC115720375 gene encoding uncharacterized protein LOC115720375 isoform X1, which yields MAVLDHQYSNPVTNKKRKREKCQIKLLLNDQVEVRSVEDGFLGSWHSGSVVASGSYRRHYRDVKYNHLLADDGSRKLVQTVIVSPILNGIDLDKSELKENDRGNIRPLPPAFKFEPWGLHYGLCVDAYYNDAWWEGVIFDHDYYSPERMVFFPDLGDEIKMDIGRLRVTQVWNEVTGDWKVRGDWILLKLIEEVEKESCLPVSVKQIWYDMREKKVFEKVKEWTCTDEELWNKMFWEVIGDYTCVIEKELRSLIAPSQNMLPIDMDKDIIMNPQAEPIETDDVLPVKNSVNSGVVIDQGATVMARLESPQLGAEFTDAKVDEAALNCSNDALFVDNSINNNGVICQEEFVNCALESAQADRRHVNMDLEAEMKGCHTSVPIDNLLNSEIVADVMDADNCSEVESLHLCDDIAPSSLSMEPDMDQLTSVVNMDESNMKFLADSNVSHYNEAFCKLPQALPISPSNHGGISSAGSNSVGVKGSGKSKSQAHVSNVNWFPFSSDMIQGAEFCPKAVDEYYDLRFKKSGKDQNKSSIKISVWKHLLYLGWKCETSHANMTRRRYTSPDNRCFHSLYMVCKHLKESTRNTTSQDEQKGEHPLIELPEESKNPEFYPETAEFPCCIEDNKPDNGFESVQEYVLNKNHKRKPEELSNSKNYLFSVGWKLETHYSSGRKIVIYRSPKGRAYRSLLAACKACIDEEHYTSADTGDNEGCSTSSNVPSSLISDTAFQQNFVQPKLPSQKLFAESYSVAGFRKIIYRGEVKVQRIRKAQGKRNGDLVGDVHAFKRQISLRQRRGGLKSCPKKDRNASKKSGALIKLRNAEDGTKPKRVLRSSKRVQEVVIPNASHQNPRTVLSWLIDNNMVLPRAKVKYLSSKDQRTMAEGRITRSGIKCSCCQKLFTLASFEVHACSKQNTPAANIFLEDGRSLLDCQRQVINNCEMQNSTTKLHDRDKSNWRRGENDYICTVCHYGGELMLCDQCPSSFHKGCLGLMDIPEGDWFCPSCCCGICGEGKFQDKEDKADMKEENLTCSQCERKYHVGCINENQLDKLKTYSGGKWFCSKDCEKIFLGLQKLLGKTFIVGKDNLIWCLLKARKSDSDSIDNDALTENYSKLNVALSVMHECFEPVKEPLTRRDLVEDILFNRGSDLKRLNFEGFYTVLLLRNDELITVATVRVYGRKVAEVPLVGTRFQYRRLGMCRIMMNELEKKLMELGVERLVLPAVPSVLNTWTTSFGFLKMTASERLKFLDYTFLDFQGTVMCQKPLSIPSAGSITCKGKLTSFKFFV from the exons ATGGCGGTGTTGGACCATCAATATTCAAATCCTGTTACCAACAAAAAGCGTAAAAGAGAAAAATGCCAAATAAAGCTTCTTCTAAATGATCAAGTTGAG gtGAGGAGTGTTGAAGATGGGTTTCTTGGGTCATGGCATTCTGGTTCTGTTGTTGCATCTGGCAGCTATAGACGCCATTACCGTGACGTCAAATATAACCATCTTTTAGCTGATGATGGGTCTAGGAAGCTAGTTCAAACGGTGATTGTTTCACCGATTTTGAACGGCATTGATTTGGACAAGAGTGAGTTAAAGGAGAACGATCGTGGGAATATCAGGCCATTGCCTCCTGCATTTAAGTTTGAACCATGGGGACTTCACTATGGACTCTGTGTGGATGCATACTACAATGACGCTTGGTGGGAAGGTGTTATTTTCGACCACGACTACTATTCACCGGAGAGAATGGTGTTTTTCCCTGACTTGGGTGATGAAATAAAGATGGATATTGGCAGATTAAGGGTTACTCAGGTCTGGAATGAGGTTACTGGGGATTGGAAGGTGCGAGGGGATTGGATTCTTCTTAAGTTGATTGAGGAGGTTGAGAAAGAGTCGTGTCTTCCTGTTTCTGTGAAGCAAATATGGTATGATATGCGGGAGAAAAAGGTTTTTGAGAAGGTAAAGGAGTGGACTTGTACTGATGAAGAGTTATGGAACAAGATGTTCTGGGAGGTCATTGGGGATTATACTTGTGTTATTGAGAAAGAGCTTCGTTCTTTGATAGCACCTTCACAGAACATGTTACCAATAGATATGGATAAAGATATTATCATGAATCCCCAAGCAGAGCCGATTGAAACTGACGATGTTCTCCCTGTTAAAAACTCTGTAAATAGTGGTGTAGTGATTGATCAAGGAGCAACTGTGATGGCCAGGTTGGAGTCACCTCAACTTGGTGCAGAGTTTACAGATGCTAAGGTAGATGAAGCAGCACTGAATTGTTCTAATGATGCTTTATTTGTTGATAACTCAATAAATAACAATGGTGTGATTTGTCAAGAAGAATTTGTGAATTGTGCGTTGGAGTCAGCTCAAGCTGATAGGAGGCATGTTAATATGGACCTTGAAGCAGAAATGAAGGGATGCCATACTTCTGTGCCCATTGACAATTTATTGAACAGTGAAATAGTGGCAGATGTAATGGATGCTGATAACTGTAGTGAGGTCGAATCTCTTCATTTATGTGATGACATTGCTCCAAGTTCTCTCTCTATGGAACCTGATATGGATCAATTAACTTCTGTGGTGAACATGGATGAATCAAATATGAAATTCTTAGCTGACTCAAACGTATCGCATTACAATGAAGCATTTTGTAAGTTACCTCAGGCTTTACCAATATCACCTTCCAATCATGGTGGAATCTCTAGTGCTGGTTCTAATAGCGTTGGTGTTAAGGGCAGTGGAAAGAGTAAAAGTCAAGCACATGTGAGTAATgtaaattggtttccttttagCTCAGATATGATTCAAGGGGCAGAATTTTGCCCCAAAGCTGTTGATGAGTACTATGACCTACGTTTTAAAAAGTCTGGAAAAGATCAAAATAAAAGTTCTATAAAGATATCTGTTTGGAAGCATCTTTTATATTTAGGTTGGAAATGCGAAACATCACATGCTAACATGACCAGAAGACGGTATACATCACCTGATAACAGATGTTTCCATTCTCTTTATATGGTCTGCAAGCACTTGAAGGAATCTACCAGAAATACTACCTCCCAAGATGAACAAAAAGGAGAGCATCCTTTAATTGAACTACCAGAAGAGAGTAAAAACCCTGAGTTTTATCCTGAGACTGCTGAATTCCCTTGTTGCATTGAAGACAATAAACCTGACAATGGCTTTGAATCAGTTCAGGAATATGTTTTGAATAAAAATCACAAGAGAAAGCCAGAGGAGCTGTCAAATTCAAAGAATTACCTCTTTTCTGTGGGATGGAAGCTTGAAACGCACTATAGTTCAGGAAGAAAGATTGTGATATATAGGTCACCTAAAGGAAGGGCATATCGGTCTCTTTTAGCTGCCTGCAAAGCTTGCATTGATGAAGAGCATTACACAAGTGCTGACACTGGAGATAATGAGGGATGTTCAACTTCAAGTAACGTGCCATCTTCCTTGATAAGTGATACTGCCTTTCAACAAAACTTTGTTCAACCAAAACTTCCTTCCCAAAAGTTATTCGCCGAGAGTTACAGTGTGGCAGggtttagaaaaattatatataggGGAGAAGTTAAGGTTCAAAGGATTAGAAAAGCTCAAGGGAAGAGAAATGGTGATTTGGTTGGGGATGTACATGCATTTAAAAGACAGATCAGCCTACGTCAAAGAAGAGGTGGATTAAAAAGTTGTCCAAAGAAGGATCGAAATGCCTCCAAAAAATCTGGAGCATTGATCAAGTTAAGAAATGCTGAGGATGGTACTAAGCCGAAACGTGTATTAAGGTCAAGCAAACGTGTGCAAGAGGTGGTTATTCCTAATGCTTCACACCAAAATCCACGAACTGTACTTTCTTGGTTAATAGACAATAATATGGTGTTGCCAAGGGCAAAAGTAAAATATCTTAGTAGTAAGGACCAACGTACTATGGCTGAAGGAAGGATAACTCGCAGCGGGATCAAGTGCAGCTGTTGCCAGAAGTTGTTTACTCTTGCTAGTTTCGAAGTCCATGCTTGCAGCAAGCAGAACACACCTGCTGCCAATATTTTTTTGGAAGATGGCAGGTCTCTCTTAGACTGTCAAAGGCAAGTCATTAATAATTGTGAGATGCAAAACTCGACGACAAAATTACATGATAGAGATAAGAGCAATTGGAGGCGGGGTGAGAATGACTACATTTGTACTGTGTGCCACTATGGTGGGGAGTTGATGTTATGTGATCAATGTCCATCATCATTTCACAAGGGCTGTCTAGGGCTGATG GATATTCCAGAGGGTGACTGGTTCTGTCCATCTTGCTGTTGTGGGATTTGTGGAGAAGGCAAGTTCCAAGATAAAGAAGACAAGGCAGACATGAAGGAAGAAAATCTCACCTGCTCTCAGTGTGAGCGTAAAT ATCATGTTGGATGCATAAATGAAAATCAGCTAGATAAGTTGAAAACTTACTCTGGAGGAAAGTGGTTTTGCTCTAAAGATTGTGAAAAG ATATTTTTGGGCCTCCAGAAGCTTCTTGGAAAAACTTTTATAGTGGGGAAAGACAATTTAATCTGGTGTTTATTGAAGGCCAGAAAGAGTGATAGTGACTCTATTGACAATGATGCCCTGACTGAGAATTATAGCAAGCTCAATGTTGCTCTTAGCGTAATGCACGAGTGTTTTGAGCCTGTCAAGGAACCTCTTACTCGAAGAGATCTAGttgaagatattttatttaatagagG ATCAGATCTTAAACGtctaaattttgaaggtttCTATACAGTACTCTTACTTAGAAATGATGAGTTGATTACCGTGGCTACAGTAAG GGTTTATGGGCGGAAGGTTGCAGAAGTTCCCCTTGTTGGTACAAGATTTCAATATCGCCGACTAGGAATGTGTCGCATAATGATGAATGAGCttgaaaag AAACTCATGGAATTAGGAGTGGAGAGACTGGTTTTACCTGCTGTTCCTAGTGTGCTTAACACATGGACTACTTCTTTCGGGTTCTTAAAGATGACAGCTTCTGAGAGGTTAAAGTTTCTAGATTATACTTTTCTTGATTTCCAGGGTACTGTCATGTGCCAGAAACCACTGAGTATCCCTTCGGCTGGATCCATCACATGCAAAGGTAAACTTACTTCTTTCAAGTTCTTTGTATGA